One region of Peribacillus simplex genomic DNA includes:
- the tsf gene encoding translation elongation factor Ts: MAITAQLVKELREKTGAGMMDCKKALVQTEGDMEKAIDFLREKGIAKAANKGDRIAAEGLTSIVVEGNQAVILEVNSETDFVAKNEGFQTLVKDLASFLLANKPESVEVALEQTMENGEKVADHINAAVAKIGEKLTLRRFQVVTKTDNDAFGAYLHMGGRISVLSVLEGTTDEDAAKGVSMHIAAINPKYISRDQVDASELDREREVLTQQALNEGKPEKIVAKMVEGRINKFYEEICVNEQAFVKNPDQKVGQFVESKGGKIQSFVRYEVGEGLEKRQENFAEEVMNQVKKD, translated from the coding sequence ATGGCAATCACTGCACAATTAGTTAAAGAATTGCGTGAAAAAACTGGTGCCGGTATGATGGACTGTAAAAAGGCACTTGTACAAACAGAAGGCGATATGGAAAAAGCAATCGATTTCCTACGTGAAAAAGGAATTGCAAAAGCTGCTAACAAAGGCGACCGTATTGCTGCTGAAGGTTTAACTTCAATCGTTGTAGAAGGAAACCAAGCGGTTATTCTTGAAGTGAACTCAGAAACAGATTTCGTTGCAAAAAACGAAGGATTCCAAACACTTGTTAAAGACTTGGCTTCGTTCCTTCTTGCTAACAAACCTGAAAGTGTTGAAGTTGCTCTTGAACAAACAATGGAAAATGGAGAAAAGGTTGCAGATCATATCAATGCTGCAGTTGCTAAAATCGGAGAAAAATTAACTCTTCGCCGTTTCCAAGTTGTTACTAAAACAGATAACGACGCATTTGGTGCGTACCTTCACATGGGTGGACGTATCAGCGTACTATCAGTTCTTGAAGGTACAACTGACGAAGATGCAGCAAAAGGCGTTTCAATGCACATCGCTGCAATTAACCCTAAATATATCTCTCGTGACCAAGTCGATGCTAGTGAATTAGATCGCGAACGCGAAGTTCTTACTCAACAAGCGCTTAACGAAGGTAAACCAGAAAAAATCGTTGCAAAAATGGTTGAAGGACGTATCAATAAATTCTACGAAGAAATCTGTGTGAACGAACAAGCTTTCGTTAAAAACCCTGATCAAAAAGTGGGACAATTCGTTGAATCAAAAGGCGGAAAAATCCAATCATTCGTTCGTTATGAAGTAGGGGAAGGTCTTGAAAAACGTCAAGAAAACTTTGCTGAAGAAGTAATGAACCAAGTTAAAAAAGACTAA
- the pyrH gene encoding UMP kinase, giving the protein MSSAKYKRVVLKLSGEALAGEEGFGINPAVIKSIAEQVKEVAELDVEVAVVVGGGNIWRGKIGSEMGMDRANADYMGMLATVMNSLALQDSLDQLGIETRVQTSIEMRQVAEPYIRRRAIRHLEKKRVVIFAAGTGNPYFSTDTTAALRAAEIEADVILMAKNNVDGVYNADPVKDKNAVKYDKLSYLDVIKEGLEVMDSTASSLCMDNDIPLIVFSIMEKGNIKRAVLGETLGTIVRGK; this is encoded by the coding sequence ATGAGTAGCGCTAAATATAAACGTGTAGTTCTAAAATTAAGTGGCGAAGCATTAGCAGGTGAAGAAGGATTTGGAATTAACCCTGCAGTAATTAAATCTATTGCTGAACAAGTCAAGGAAGTGGCTGAGCTTGATGTGGAAGTGGCTGTTGTGGTTGGCGGCGGAAACATTTGGCGCGGCAAAATAGGCAGCGAAATGGGCATGGATCGTGCTAATGCCGATTATATGGGGATGCTGGCTACAGTCATGAACTCATTGGCGTTACAAGACAGCCTTGATCAGCTTGGAATTGAAACGCGTGTACAAACTTCCATCGAGATGAGACAAGTTGCAGAACCATACATTAGACGACGTGCAATCAGGCATCTAGAGAAAAAGAGAGTGGTGATTTTTGCAGCTGGTACAGGTAATCCATACTTCTCAACGGATACCACTGCCGCCCTGCGTGCTGCTGAAATTGAAGCTGATGTCATCTTGATGGCGAAGAATAATGTGGATGGCGTATACAATGCAGATCCGGTTAAGGACAAAAATGCAGTGAAGTATGATAAGCTTTCCTATCTTGATGTGATTAAAGAAGGCTTAGAAGTAATGGATTCGACCGCGTCCTCACTATGCATGGACAATGATATTCCATTGATCGTCTTCTCGATTATGGAAAAAGGTAATATTAAACGAGCCGTACTAGGCGAAACGCTTGGAACTATTGTAAGGGGGAAATAA
- the frr gene encoding ribosome recycling factor codes for MPKQVISNAKTKMEKAIGAYTRELASIRAGRANASLLDKISIDYYGSPTPVNQVAGISVPEARLLVIQPYDKTVLGEIEKAILKSDLGLNPSNDGSIIRIAIPALTEERRKELVKVVKKEAEEAKIAVRNVRRDANDDLKKLEKNGEITEDDLRGYADDIQKMTDGNITKIDDITKDKEKEILEV; via the coding sequence ATGCCGAAACAAGTTATTTCGAATGCGAAAACGAAAATGGAAAAAGCCATTGGAGCGTATACACGTGAATTAGCCAGCATCCGTGCCGGAAGGGCAAATGCCTCATTGCTTGATAAAATCTCGATTGATTATTATGGTTCGCCGACACCGGTTAATCAGGTGGCTGGTATTTCTGTCCCGGAAGCTAGGCTTTTAGTCATTCAACCATATGATAAAACGGTATTGGGTGAAATCGAAAAGGCGATTTTGAAATCAGACTTAGGCTTGAATCCTTCTAATGATGGTTCAATCATCAGGATAGCCATCCCCGCGTTAACTGAAGAACGCAGAAAAGAACTTGTGAAAGTTGTTAAAAAAGAAGCGGAAGAAGCGAAAATAGCTGTCCGTAATGTGCGTCGCGATGCTAATGATGATTTGAAAAAGCTTGAAAAAAATGGTGAAATCACTGAAGATGACTTACGTGGCTATGCTGATGACATCCAAAAGATGACAGATGGCAATATCACGAAAATCGATGATATTACAAAAGATAAAGAAAAAGAAATTTTGGAAGTATAA
- a CDS encoding isoprenyl transferase, translating into MYSLWKRFVKKDASSDVTNRIQHIKQFDVPQHIAIIMDGNGRWAKKRALPRVAGHHEGMKTVRKITKVANKLGVKTLTVYAFSTENWKRPKSEVDFLMKLPQEFLGTFLPELISENVRVETIGDLSLIPSHTQNAVKRAMEDTKDNDGMILNFALNYGSRGEIVSAVNSIIQDVKNGIIKENATEEIISSYLMTKHLSDPDLLIRTSGEIRLSNFMLWQAAYTELWFTEVLWPDFSEGHLLQAVEEYQKRSRRFGGV; encoded by the coding sequence ATGTATTCACTATGGAAGCGTTTCGTTAAAAAAGATGCTTCTTCCGATGTAACTAATAGGATTCAGCATATTAAACAGTTTGATGTTCCTCAGCATATCGCCATCATTATGGATGGAAACGGCCGCTGGGCCAAAAAGCGTGCATTGCCACGTGTGGCAGGTCATCATGAAGGAATGAAAACCGTTCGTAAAATTACGAAAGTTGCCAATAAATTAGGGGTCAAAACTTTGACAGTCTATGCGTTTTCCACTGAAAATTGGAAACGCCCGAAAAGTGAAGTCGACTTTTTGATGAAGCTTCCCCAGGAATTTCTTGGGACATTTTTACCCGAGCTCATTTCTGAAAATGTAAGAGTTGAAACGATTGGGGACCTGTCACTCATTCCCTCACATACTCAAAATGCAGTTAAACGGGCAATGGAAGACACGAAGGATAATGATGGGATGATTCTGAATTTTGCCCTGAACTATGGAAGCCGTGGGGAGATTGTATCTGCAGTGAATAGCATTATTCAAGATGTTAAGAATGGTATAATAAAGGAAAATGCAACAGAGGAAATTATATCCAGTTACCTGATGACCAAACATTTGTCGGATCCTGATTTACTGATCCGTACAAGTGGTGAAATCCGTTTGAGTAATTTCATGCTTTGGCAGGCGGCTTATACTGAGCTGTGGTTTACAGAGGTGCTATGGCCGGATTTTAGTGAGGGGCATTTATTGCAGGCAGTTGAGGAGTATCAAAAACGTTCACGAAGATTCGGTGGCGTTTAA
- a CDS encoding phosphatidate cytidylyltransferase translates to MKQRIITAVVVAAIFIPLVILGGVPFLLTVYLLGSIGLYELMKMKNLRVVSFEALLSHILLWVLLLPNEHTAFLAEINYDKVQVFLIGVLLLLLYTVVSKNRFTFDDAGFLVISILYLGMGFYFLFETRDALGLGLIYILLTLFTIWATDSGAYFIGKSLGKRKLWPEISPNKTVEGFIGGLFSAMVVGVLFYIFSSLDYTLLQLLLISLIIGVFGQLGDLVQSAYKRHYGVKDSGKLLPGHGGILDRLDSLIFILPILHLLHVL, encoded by the coding sequence ATGAAACAACGAATTATTACGGCGGTCGTAGTTGCCGCTATCTTCATTCCACTAGTCATTTTAGGGGGAGTTCCCTTTTTACTGACAGTTTATCTGTTAGGGTCCATTGGTTTGTATGAACTGATGAAAATGAAAAATTTACGCGTTGTATCTTTTGAGGCGTTACTTTCTCATATATTATTGTGGGTACTTTTATTGCCTAATGAACATACCGCTTTTTTAGCAGAAATAAATTACGATAAAGTGCAAGTCTTCCTAATCGGGGTTTTGCTGCTGTTACTTTATACAGTTGTTTCTAAAAACCGTTTTACTTTTGATGACGCAGGCTTTTTAGTGATTTCAATCTTATACTTGGGAATGGGTTTCTACTTCCTATTTGAAACACGTGACGCTTTAGGACTGGGTCTGATCTATATCTTGCTTACCCTATTCACGATCTGGGCAACCGACTCCGGAGCTTACTTCATAGGTAAATCACTTGGTAAAAGGAAGCTATGGCCAGAAATAAGTCCAAACAAGACTGTGGAAGGATTTATCGGCGGGTTATTTTCTGCGATGGTAGTGGGTGTGCTATTTTACATCTTCTCGAGTCTTGACTACACGTTATTACAATTATTATTGATTTCATTAATCATTGGGGTATTCGGCCAATTGGGGGACCTCGTCCAATCGGCGTATAAACGTCATTATGGGGTTAAGGATTCCGGCAAGCTTCTCCCGGGACATGGCGGAATTTTGGACAGGCTTGATAGCTTGATATTCATTTTACCGATTTTGCATTTATTGCATGTTTTATAA
- the dxr gene encoding 1-deoxy-D-xylulose-5-phosphate reductoisomerase, producing MKNISLLGATGSIGQQTADVVRSHPDQFKIVALSAGKNIELVRTYIQEFEPKLVSVQTEEDYHVLKSEFFSRKDIEFMYGDEGLSAVAVYDQATILVNAVIGSVGLYPTLQAIKAKKDIAIANKETLVTAGHLVISEAKKAGVRLLPVDSEHSAIFQALQGEKEKNIERLVITASGGSFRDRTREELKDVTVEEALNHPNWSMGAKITIDSASMMNKGLEVIEAHWLFDLPYDKIDVLLHKESIIHSMVEFHDSSVIAQLGTPDMRVPIQYALTYPDRIPLAGRKRLNLAEAGKLHFSDMDFTRYPCLQFAYKAGKMGGTMTTVLNAANEAAVAAFLSGKVSFLEIETLIERALNQHSVMALPDLETIQEVDNMTRQYIESLVKDR from the coding sequence TTGAAAAACATCAGCCTTTTGGGCGCGACAGGTTCGATTGGTCAACAAACAGCGGATGTGGTGAGGTCACATCCTGACCAATTCAAGATAGTGGCTCTTTCTGCTGGAAAGAATATAGAATTGGTCAGGACTTATATACAAGAGTTTGAACCGAAACTAGTTTCGGTCCAGACGGAAGAAGATTATCATGTTTTGAAAAGTGAATTCTTCAGCCGCAAAGATATCGAGTTCATGTATGGCGATGAGGGACTGTCTGCTGTTGCTGTATATGATCAGGCGACAATATTGGTCAATGCCGTCATCGGAAGCGTGGGCCTTTATCCGACGCTTCAAGCGATAAAGGCTAAAAAAGATATTGCTATCGCCAACAAGGAGACTTTGGTAACGGCAGGTCATTTGGTCATAAGTGAAGCTAAAAAAGCGGGGGTTCGTTTGCTGCCGGTTGACAGCGAGCATTCCGCTATTTTTCAGGCATTGCAGGGTGAAAAGGAAAAAAATATAGAACGTCTTGTCATTACTGCTTCAGGTGGCAGTTTTCGCGATCGGACCAGGGAAGAATTGAAGGATGTAACGGTGGAAGAGGCATTGAACCATCCGAACTGGTCAATGGGAGCTAAAATCACGATTGATTCAGCATCAATGATGAATAAGGGTTTGGAAGTGATTGAGGCCCACTGGCTATTTGATCTTCCATACGATAAAATTGATGTATTGCTACATAAGGAGAGTATCATCCATTCCATGGTTGAGTTTCATGACTCCAGCGTGATTGCACAACTGGGAACACCGGATATGCGAGTGCCGATTCAATATGCACTTACTTATCCGGACCGTATTCCGTTGGCAGGACGCAAGCGCCTGAATTTGGCTGAAGCAGGCAAACTGCATTTTAGCGATATGGATTTCACTAGATATCCTTGTTTGCAATTTGCCTATAAAGCGGGTAAAATGGGCGGAACGATGACTACCGTGCTGAATGCCGCCAATGAAGCGGCAGTCGCTGCTTTCTTATCTGGAAAGGTATCCTTCCTTGAAATTGAAACGTTAATTGAAAGAGCGCTGAATCAGCATTCCGTGATGGCCCTTCCGGATTTAGAAACGATTCAGGAAGTGGATAATATGACAAGGCAGTATATAGAATCCTTAGTGAAAGATAGGTGA
- the rseP gene encoding RIP metalloprotease RseP, protein MQTLETIIAFIIIFGALVFFHELGHLVFAKRAGILCREFAIGFGPKVFTYKKKETVYTIRLLPLGGYVRMAGEDAENIELKPGYRVGLMFDNDENVTKIILNNKDKYPDIRLVEVEVIDLDHKLILTGYEEGEEDNLKTFTIHEEAVIVENGVENQIAPYDRQFASKSLGHRFLTIVAGPAMNFVLAFVIFVLIGLFQGVVVDEAKLGELTADGSAVNAGLKSGDVIQSIEGTEVSSWEDVQESIQKNPGQEIEFVVDRDGKTLEVPVIPQEVEREGKKIGIIGVYPPVEKAPIKAIQYGFTETYFWTKQIFIILGDLVTGGFTIDSLSGPVGIYKSTEEVAKQGLFTLMKWAGLLSINLGIMNLLPLPALDGGRLLFFVVEFLRGKPIDRQKEGMVHFIGFALLMLLMIVVTWNDIQRFFL, encoded by the coding sequence ATGCAGACTTTAGAAACGATTATAGCGTTCATCATCATTTTTGGCGCTCTTGTATTTTTCCATGAGCTTGGACACTTAGTGTTTGCAAAGCGTGCCGGAATTTTATGCCGTGAGTTCGCAATCGGTTTCGGCCCAAAAGTATTCACATATAAAAAGAAGGAAACCGTTTATACCATTCGATTGCTTCCGCTGGGCGGGTATGTGCGTATGGCTGGTGAAGATGCAGAAAATATAGAATTGAAGCCCGGCTATCGAGTAGGATTGATGTTTGATAATGATGAGAATGTTACAAAAATCATTTTGAACAATAAAGATAAATATCCTGATATTCGTCTTGTGGAAGTTGAAGTGATCGACCTTGATCATAAGCTTATCCTTACTGGTTATGAAGAAGGTGAGGAAGATAATCTAAAAACGTTTACCATTCATGAAGAAGCGGTAATCGTTGAAAATGGTGTAGAGAACCAGATTGCTCCATATGACCGGCAATTTGCTTCAAAGTCGCTTGGGCATCGCTTCCTGACGATAGTAGCTGGACCAGCAATGAACTTTGTTTTGGCTTTTGTCATTTTTGTGTTGATCGGCCTGTTTCAAGGGGTCGTGGTGGATGAAGCGAAACTTGGTGAGCTGACTGCAGACGGTTCGGCTGTTAATGCCGGGTTAAAATCTGGTGATGTCATTCAATCCATAGAAGGGACGGAAGTCTCATCTTGGGAAGATGTTCAGGAAAGCATTCAAAAGAACCCTGGGCAAGAGATCGAGTTCGTCGTGGACAGGGACGGGAAAACGTTAGAAGTGCCGGTCATTCCACAAGAAGTGGAGAGGGAAGGTAAGAAAATCGGGATTATCGGAGTTTACCCTCCAGTTGAAAAAGCACCGATTAAAGCTATACAATACGGTTTTACGGAAACATATTTTTGGACAAAACAAATTTTCATCATCCTTGGTGACCTCGTAACAGGTGGATTTACGATTGACAGCCTATCCGGTCCTGTAGGAATATATAAATCAACTGAAGAAGTAGCGAAACAAGGTTTATTCACGTTAATGAAATGGGCAGGGCTGCTGAGCATTAACTTGGGAATCATGAACTTGCTGCCGCTACCGGCATTGGATGGAGGAAGACTGTTATTCTTTGTTGTCGAATTCTTAAGAGGAAAACCGATCGATCGCCAAAAAGAAGGAATGGTTCACTTCATCGGCTTTGCTTTGCTGATGTTATTGATGATAGTCGTTACATGGAATGACATTCAGCGGTTCTTCTTATAA
- a CDS encoding proline--tRNA ligase yields the protein MKQSMTLIPTLREVPADAEIKSHQLLLRAGFMRQNSSGVYSFMPLGKKVLQKVEAIVREELENAGAVELLMPALQQAEFWQESGRWYTYGPELMRLKDRNNREFALGATHEEVITSLVRDEVKSYKRLPLTVYQIQTKFRDEKRPRFGLLRGREFIMKDAYSFHANQESLDAVYKNIYAAYSNIFSRCGLDFRAVIADSGAMGGKDTHEFMVLSEIGEDTIAYSDTSEYAANIEMAPVSVKYEKSSEAQIALEKIHTPGQKSIEEVASFLNTDAEKLIKSLLFKVDEKYVLVLVRGDHEVNDIKLKNFYNASIVELVDPNETKEVLGCAIGSLGPINVTSEVELIADVAVEAMVNGICGANEEDHHYMNVNPTRDFNVDNFIDLRFIQEGDPSPDGNGKIKFAKGIEVGHVFKLGTKYSEAMNATFLDENGRSQPMIMGCYGIGVSRTLAAVAEQFNDEKGLVWPANLAPYQVHLIPINMKDEAQAVLAEDLYNDLKAQGMDVLMDDRQERAGVKFADSDLIGLPVRVTVGKKASEGIVEVKIRKTGEVLEIERAELIQKLQEILG from the coding sequence ATGAAACAAAGTATGACGTTAATCCCTACATTGAGAGAAGTGCCTGCAGATGCTGAAATCAAAAGTCATCAGCTTCTATTACGTGCAGGATTTATGAGACAAAACTCCAGCGGGGTTTACAGTTTTATGCCGCTTGGAAAAAAGGTGCTTCAAAAGGTTGAAGCGATCGTTCGGGAAGAGTTGGAGAATGCTGGTGCAGTAGAACTATTGATGCCTGCTTTACAACAAGCTGAATTCTGGCAGGAATCTGGACGCTGGTATACCTATGGTCCAGAGTTGATGCGCCTTAAGGACCGCAATAACCGTGAATTTGCGCTAGGTGCCACACATGAAGAAGTGATAACCAGCTTAGTTCGTGATGAGGTGAAATCATACAAGCGTCTTCCTTTAACGGTTTACCAAATCCAAACCAAATTCCGTGATGAAAAAAGACCGCGTTTCGGATTGTTGCGTGGACGTGAGTTCATCATGAAGGACGCTTATTCTTTCCATGCCAATCAAGAAAGCCTGGATGCTGTTTATAAAAATATATATGCGGCATATTCAAATATATTTAGCCGTTGTGGGTTGGACTTCCGTGCCGTCATTGCTGATTCTGGGGCGATGGGCGGAAAGGATACACACGAATTCATGGTCCTATCCGAAATAGGGGAAGATACCATCGCCTATTCTGATACTTCCGAATATGCAGCGAATATTGAAATGGCACCGGTGAGTGTAAAATATGAAAAAAGTTCCGAAGCACAAATTGCACTTGAAAAAATTCATACACCTGGCCAAAAATCTATTGAAGAAGTGGCTTCATTCTTAAATACAGATGCAGAGAAACTGATCAAATCGCTATTGTTTAAAGTGGATGAAAAGTATGTGCTTGTATTGGTACGAGGGGATCATGAAGTCAATGATATCAAGCTGAAGAATTTCTATAACGCTTCAATCGTTGAATTGGTCGATCCGAATGAAACGAAAGAAGTCTTAGGATGTGCAATTGGATCCCTTGGACCAATCAATGTCACATCTGAAGTGGAATTGATAGCCGATGTTGCCGTAGAAGCAATGGTTAATGGAATCTGTGGTGCAAATGAAGAAGACCATCATTATATGAACGTAAATCCCACTCGTGATTTTAACGTGGACAATTTTATAGACCTTCGTTTCATTCAAGAGGGTGACCCATCACCGGACGGAAACGGAAAAATTAAATTTGCCAAAGGAATTGAGGTAGGCCACGTATTCAAGCTGGGAACAAAATATTCCGAAGCTATGAATGCAACATTCCTGGATGAGAATGGACGGTCTCAGCCTATGATAATGGGCTGCTATGGAATTGGTGTTTCACGTACGCTTGCAGCTGTAGCTGAACAATTCAACGATGAAAAAGGATTGGTCTGGCCAGCGAATTTAGCACCATACCAAGTCCATTTGATTCCAATCAATATGAAGGATGAGGCTCAGGCTGTCCTGGCAGAAGATTTGTATAATGATCTAAAGGCACAAGGCATGGATGTTCTTATGGATGATCGTCAAGAACGTGCTGGCGTAAAATTTGCCGACTCTGACCTGATCGGTCTTCCTGTCAGGGTGACGGTCGGTAAAAAGGCATCCGAGGGAATCGTAGAAGTGAAAATCCGTAAAACGGGTGAGGTTCTTGAAATAGAAAGAGCTGAACTTATTCAAAAGCTTCAAGAAATACTTGGGTAA